AGGGAGCAGGcgggggtgctgtggggtgttTGGGCTCCACAGGGAGCAGGcgggggtgctgtggggtgttTGGGCTCCATAGGGAGCAGTcgggggtgctgtggggtgttTGGGCTCCACAAGGAGCTCCACACGCGGGGTTCGCGGTGTGCCGGGTCCCACGCACACGCTGCGGGACGGGGCCCCTGCAGCGCCCCGGGGTTCGTGGGGAGGGACGCGCTCCATCCTGCCGTGCTCTGCTGGAGCGTGGGCTCCGTGCGGGGCTCTGCGGGCACGGGGATGCGTTGGGCGGGCCCCGGTGCCCTCGCCGCCAGGCTCCGCAGCACCCCGCGGGTTCccggccccgcagcccggcCCGGGGCGCTGCGGGGCAGAGCGGGGGGCagcgggcggagcggggcgggggccgACGCCCGGTGTCGGGCGTTATCAGTGGGGCACAGCCCGGAGCACCGGGCTGATGCAAGAGCCgccggcggggctgggggggccgggggggcccgggccgggccgggctggggggcCGGGGGCCGCCGGCCCCGGGGCCAGGCGGGGCAGGAAGGAGACGGCCGAGTCAGAGGCTGCCGTCCATCCCGTGGCCCCGCCGCGGCTCCCGCGCCCCGCCGGGGATCCCGTGTGGCCCCGCCGGGGATCCCGTGTGGCCCCGCCGGGGATCCCGTGGCCCCCGCGGGGTGTCCGGGACCCCACCCTGGCTCCCGCCACCCCCGGCCGGGAGCGAACTCCTGCATCACCCTGGTGAGATCTGGGGGGGCTGGCTCCCCCCAAAACCGCCCATGCCCTGCCGCTGCCCCCGAGCCCCCATGTGGGGTCCCTGGTCCGGGGTGGCGGGGGACAGCCGGACCGCCTCGCCCCCCCAGGCCGTGGGGGTTCCCACGGGGGGGCTGGAACAGcgggtttgggggtcccgggtcATGACAGCCCTCCTCAGACACCGTGGGTGGGGCGGGCGGGGGTCGCGGTGAGGAGGTTTCGGGGGGGGGGGTCCGGACCCCCGGGTCCCtccggggctgccccggggggGGGCGGAGTGCGGGGagggcgccccctggcggctgTCCCGAGGGGCAGCtgcggggggccggggggggctggggggggccgggggggccgggggggacaggggacactcgGGGGTCACAGAGGACACACGGGTCACAGAGGACACGGGGGGGACGCAAGGGGTGCAggcactggctgctgcagaggatCTGGGGGCTGatggaggggcagcagcagcacggcTGCTCACCCCGCCCGGCTTTGGGGTGCCCCTCACTGaagctgtgcctcagtttccccccttctcccccctcccccgctCTGCCGGGGGCCGGGGCCGTGTGCTGGGGGATCAGGGCACTGTGTGCGAGACCCCAGCCCGTGTGTGTGGGACTGTACGGGACCCTCATACATGAGCAAGGGGATGAGTAGGACCCCAGACGTGCGTGGGTCTGTACAGGACCCCCGCCCACACCCGAGAGGGTCGTGTGGGGTCCCAGTCCCTGAGCGTGGGTCCATATGGGAGCCGACCCCCGGGTGCAGGTCCGTGCAGGGCCCGACCCTGAGCACAGGGCACGGTGTGCGTGGGCACGGCTGGGTCAGGGCAGGATGCCGCGTCCCTGGTGGGAAtctgccggggctctgccgCGTCCTGACGTCGGTTCCCATCCCGGATGGCGACAGGGCAGGGCACGACTTCCCCGGGGATCCCCAACCCCAGGACCTCCCAGCCCGTGGGGAGCGGGTTAGGCAGGCGGGGGCTGCGGGAACGGCCGCGGcgtccagccccagcccca
This sequence is a window from Poecile atricapillus isolate bPoeAtr1 chromosome 27, bPoeAtr1.hap1, whole genome shotgun sequence. Protein-coding genes within it:
- the LOC131588687 gene encoding basic proline-rich protein-like, whose protein sequence is MGTDVRTRQSPGRFPPGTRHPALTQPCPRTPCPVLRVGPCTDLHPGVGSHMDPRSGTGTPHDPLGCPSGQPPGGALPALRPPPGQPRRDPGVRTPPPETSSPRPPPAPPTVSEEGCHDPGPPNPLFQPPRGNPHGLGGRGGVRSRPGVAGARVGSRTPRGGHGIPGGATRDPRRGHTGSPAGRGSRGGATGWTAASDSAVSFLPRLAPGPAAPAPPAALASARCSGLCPTDNARHRASAPAPLRPLPPALPRSAPGRAAGPGTRGVLRSLAARAPGPAQRIPVPAEPRTEPTLQQSTAGWSASLPTNPGALQGPRPAACAWDPAHREPRVWSSLWSPNTPQHPRLLPMEPKHPTAPPPAPCGAQTPHSTPACSLWSPNTPQHPRLLPMEPKHPTAPPTAPYGAHTSPAMAQDWARTSCTESPGRLCAEPAHPTPSPHGVRDPSRSLQGSAEPACPAPSTGHGWEPSCPLPRSRVDSAHPKPSPQRGTAPSRSGYSPAAPYGAHTSHAIHAARLGSSIRQVPNTGQHGAHTSLTMPRARLGPLWWLPMEPIHPSPCPGHGWDPSGGSLWSPYIPHHAQGTAGTPLVAPYGAHTSLTMPRARLGPLPPHVPPWLPMEPAPPSHSISHPNTPRQGRGHPRVPSQPRHPPPTPSSPSEPQGPPEVTPHLPLGCLRRPCPRSARGCPGCETPMPESRSPP